A stretch of the Lolium perenne isolate Kyuss_39 chromosome 3, Kyuss_2.0, whole genome shotgun sequence genome encodes the following:
- the LOC127344883 gene encoding protein ANTAGONIST OF LIKE HETEROCHROMATIN PROTEIN 1-like, giving the protein MNAPGVMGFSAFQKISAAMRVIAYGIPADYTDDYLRIGEDTTTESVRRFARMIIKLYGPTYLRAPNEDDTKRLMEINEKRGWPGMLGSLDCMHWTWKNCPKAWHGQYCGKSKDATIVLEAVASQDLWIWHCFFGLPGTLNDINVLQRSPLFAKLANGEAPTCNYKVMNNEYTMGYYLADGIYLDWATFVKSVKDPQDRIEAEFAKAQEAARKDIERAFGVLQARFAIVRGPARFWDKKTLVNIMTCCVILHNMIIEDERDLSLPCFYDNVGTRVEPQRNPDRIEGFLEAHRQIVNSTTHAQLVYDLKMHHWQRHGHRL; this is encoded by the coding sequence ATGAATGCCCCCGGGGTGATGGGTTTCAGCGCTTTCCAAAAGATCTCTGCTGCCATGAGGGTAATTGCGTATGGCATCCCTGCGGATTACACCGACGACTATCTTCGAATTGGCGAAGATACTACCACGGAGTCAGTCCGCAGGTTTGCTCGCATGATTATCAAGTTGTACGGGCCTACGTATCTCCGAGCTCCCAACGAGGATGACACCAAACGGTTGATGGAGATAAATGAGAAAAGAGGTTGGCCTGGAATGCTTGGTAGTCTcgattgtatgcattggacatggaagaATTGTCCAAAAGCATGGCATGGACAGTACTGTGGCAAGAGCAAAGATGCAACCATTGTCCTTGAGGCCGTAGCATCACAAGATTTGTGGATTTGGCATTGTTTTTTTGGTTTGCCGGGGAcactcaatgacatcaacgtcctgcaAAGGTCTCCTTTGTTTGCTAAATTAGCAAATGGGGAAGCACCCACTTGCAACTACAAGGTCATGAACAATGAGTACACAATGGGCTATTACCTAGCCGATGGCATCTATCTGGATTGGGCAACTTTTGTTAAGTCTGTCAAGGATCCCCAAGATAGAATAGAAGCTGAATTTGCCAAGGCTCAAGAAGCAGCTCGCAAGGACattgagagagcttttggtgtTTTGCAAGCAAGATTTGCCATTGTTCGTGGCCCAGCCAGATTTTGGGACAAGAAAACCCTTGTCAacatcatgacatgttgtgtgattcttcacaacatgatcatcgaggatgaaagagacttgagcttgccctgcttctatgacaatgttggcacccgAGTGGAACCCCAACGCAATCCGGATCGCATTGAAGGTTTCCTTGAGGCACATCGGCAGATTGTGAATTCCACTACCCATGCCCAGCTCGTCTATGATCTGAAGATGCACCACTGGCAGCGACATGGCCATCGCCTTTGA